From a single Arachis hypogaea cultivar Tifrunner chromosome 3, arahy.Tifrunner.gnm2.J5K5, whole genome shotgun sequence genomic region:
- the LOC112791186 gene encoding cellulose synthase A catalytic subunit 2 [UDP-forming] isoform X2 — MHTGGRLVAGSHNRNEFVLINADENARIKSVRELSGQICQICGDEIEVTVDGEPFVACNECAFPVCRPCYEYERREGNQACPQCKTRYKRIKGSPRVEGDEDEDDIDDLDNEFDYGDPDAFGPMPNSDSLFSGRLNTGRGSNSNISGIPTNLENGSPPVNSEIPLLTYGEEDPEISSDRHALIVPPYMNGSRVHPMPYTDPSIPLQPRPMVPKKDIAVYGYGSVSWKDRLEDWKRRQNEKLQVVKHEGGNNDGNYGDEFDDPDLPMMDEGRQPLSRKLPIPSSKINPYRMIIVLRLVILGLFFHYRILHPVNDAFGLWLTSVICEIWFAVSWIMDQFPKWYPIRRETYLDRLSLRYEKEGKPSELSSVDVFVSTVDPMKEPPLITANTVLSILAVDYPVDKVACYVSDDGAAMLTFEALSETSEFARRWVPFCKKYNIEPRAPEWYFGQKIDYLKNKVHPAFVRERRAMKRDYEEFKVRINSLVATAQKVPEDGWTMQDGTPWPGNNVRDHPGMIQVFLGQDGVRDIEGNELPRLVYVSREKRPGFDHHKKAGAMNALVRASAIISNAPYLLNVDCDHYINNSKALREAMCFMMDPQAGKKICYVQFPQRFDGIDRHDRYSNRNVVFFDINMKGLDGIQGPIYVGTGCVFRRVALYGYDAPAKKKPPSKTCNCWPKWCCCLCCFGSRKKKNGSTKEKKKKVKHSEASKQIHALENIEAGNEGSNNLKPSNMSQMKLEKRFGQSPVFVAATLLENGGVPHGISPASLLKEAIQVISCGYEDKTEWGKEVGWIYGSVTEDILTGFKMHCHGWRSVYCIPKRPAFKGSAPINLSDRLHQVLRWALGSVEIFFSRHCPIWYGYGGGLKWLERFSYINSVVYPWTSLPLLVYCTLPAICLLTGKFIVPEISNYASLVFMGLFISIAATGILEMQWGGVTIDDWWRNEQFWVIGGVSSHLFALFQGLLKVLAGVNTNFTVTSKAADDGEFSELYLFKWTSLLIPPTTLLIINIVGVIVGVSDAINNGYDSWGPLFGRLFFALWVIIHLYPFLKGLLGKQDRMPTIILVWSILLASILTLMWVRINPFVSRDGPVLEICGLRCDES; from the exons ATGCACACTGGAGGAAGACTTGTTGCTGGTTCTCATAACAGGAACGAGTTCGTCCTCATCAATGCCGATGAGAATGCACGG ATTAAGTCTGTCCGGGAACTGAGTGGGCAGATATGTCAGATTTGTGGGGATGAGATAGAGGTCACAGTGGATGGGGAGCCCTTTGTTGCTTGCAATGAGTGTGCTTTCCCTGTTTGTCGGCCTTGCTATGAGTATGAAAGAAGAGAGGGGAATCAGGCATGTCCCCAGTGTAAGACCAGATACAAGCGTATCAAAG GTAGCCCCCGTGTTGAGGGCGATGAAGATGAGGATGATATTGATGACTTGGACAATGAGTTTGATTATGGGGATCCTGACGCTTTTGGCCCCATGCCAAATTCAGATTCATTGTTTTCTGGACGCCTTAACACCGGGCGTGGTTCTAATTCTAATATATCTGGCATCCCAACAAATTTGGAAAATGGCTCTCCTCCTGTCAATTCCGAAATCCCACTCTTGACTTATGGGGAGGAG GATCCTGAGATATCTTCTGATAGACACGCTCTGATTGTTCCCCCATATATGAATGGGAGCAGAGTCCATCCCATGCCCTATACTGATCCATCTATTCCAT TGCAACCGAGACCAATGGTGCCAAAGAAGGACATTGCAGTATATGGGTATGGCAGTGTGTCTTGGAAAGACAGGTTGGAAGATTGGAAGAGAAGGCAGAATGAAAAGCTTCAGGTGGTGAAGCATGAGGGGGGCAACAATGATGGAAATTATGGCGATGAGTTTGATGATCCCGATTTGCCCAT GATGGATGAAGGACGGCAACCACTTTCTAGGAAGCTACCTATCCCTTCAAGCAAGATAAATCCATACAGAATGATCATAGTGCTCCGTCTTGTAATCCTTGGGCTTTTCTTCCACTACAGAATCCTCCACCCAGTTAATGATGCATTTGGTTTGTGGTTGACATCAGTCATCTGTGAAATATGGTTTGCTGTATCATGGATAATGGATCAATTTCCAAAATGGTACCCAATACGTCGGGAAACATACCTTGATCGTCTCTCTCTTAG GTATGAAAAGGAAGGGAAGCCATCAGAGTTATCAAGTGTCGATGTCTTTGTCAGTACAGTTGATCCCATGAAAGAACCACCACTGATTACAGCAAACACTGTGTTATCTATTCTGGCCGTTGACTATCCAGTTGACAAAGTTGCTTGCTATGTATCAGATGATGGTGCAGCCATGCTTACTTTTGAAGCACTTTCTGAGACATCTGAATTTGCTCGGAGATGGGTTCCGTTTTGTAAGAAATATAATATTGAGCCCCGGGCCCCAGAATGGTATTTTGGGCAGAAGATTGACtatctgaaaaacaaagtgcATCCAGCATTTGTCAGGGAAAGGAGAGCAATGAAG AGGGATTACGAAGAATTTAAGGTGAGAATTAACAGTTTGGTCGCAACCGCACAAAAGGTTCCTGAGGATGGATGGACCATGCAGGATGGGACTCCTTGGCCTGGAAATAATGTGAGGGATCATCCTGGCATGATTCAG GTCTTCCTTGGCCAGGATGGTGTTCGTGATATTGAAGGAAATGAGTTACCCCGATTGGTCTATGTTTCTAGAGAAAAAAGGCCAGGCTTTGACCACCACAAAAAGGCTGGGGCTATGAATGCTCTG GTACGAGCATCAGCAATTATCTCAAATGCGCCTTATCTTCTGAATGTTGATTGTGATCACTACATTAACAATAGCAAGGCACTTAGGGAAGCCATGTGTTTTATGATGGACCCTCAAGCTGGGAAGAAGATTTGCTATGTACAATTTCCCCAAAGATTTGATGGTATTGATCGTCATGATAGATACTCAAACAGGAATGTTGTATTTTTTGAT ATCAACATGAAAGGGTTGGATGGAATACAAGGTCCAATTTATGTCGGAACTGGATGTGTTTTCAGAAGGGTAGCACTATATGGATATGACGCACCTGCTAAGAAGAAGCCTCCAAGCAAAACCTGTAACTGTTGGCCAAAATGGTGCTGCTGCCTGTGTTGTTTTGGttctagaaagaaaaagaatggaagtaccaaggagaaaaagaagaaggtgaAGCACAGCGAAGCATCAAAACAGATACACGCACTTGAAAATATTGAGGCAGGGAACGAAG GATCCAACAATTTGAAGCCATCCAACATGTCCCAAATGAAGTTGGAGAAGAGGTTTGGGCAGTCTCCAGTGTTTGTAGCCGCCACACTCTTGGAAAATGGTGGAGTTCCACATGGCATTAGTCCTGCATCACTTTTGAAAGAAGCTATCCAAGTTATCAGCTGTGGTTATGAAGACAAAACCGAATGGGGAAAAGAA GTTGGATGGATATATGGTTCTGTGACAGAGGATATCTTGACTGGATTCAAAATGCACTGTCATGGTTGGCGGTCTGTGTATTGTATCCCCAAGCGTCCTGCATTCAAGGGGTCAGCTCCTATCAATCTTTCAGATCGTCTACATCAAGTTCTTCGGTGGGCTCTTGGGTCTGTTGAGATATTTTTCAGCAGACATTGTCCAATCTGGTATGGCTATGGTGGTGGTTTAAAGTGGTTGGAACGATTCTCATACATCAATTCCGTTGTATATCCCTGGACTTCCCTCCCATTGCTGGTCTACTGTACTCTACCAGCCATATGCCTTCTAACCGGAAAATTCATTGTACCCGAG ATTAGCAACTATGCCAGTCTTGTGTTCATGGGCCTCTTCATATCGATTGCAGCAACTGGTATCCTTGAGATGCAGTGGGGTGGTGTTACCATAGACGACTGGTGGAGGAATGAACAGTTTTGGGTGATTGGAGGTGTTTCTTCACATCTTTTTGCCCTGTTCCAAGGTTTGCTGAAGGTTTTGGCTGGTGTCAACACAAATTTCACTGTCACCTCAAAAGCAGCCGACGATGGAGAATTCTCGGAGCTCTATCTCTTCAAGTGGACATCACTGTTGATCCCTCCAACTACGTTATTGATCATAAACATTGTTGGTGTCATTGTTGGTGTGTCAGATGCCATTAACAATGGTTATGACTCATGGGGACCTCTGTTTGGTAGGTTATTCTTTGCATTGTGGGTGATCATCCATCTGTATCCATTCCTCAAGGGTTTACTTGGTAAACAAGACAGGATGCCCACCATTATATTGGTGTGGTCGATCCTGCTGGCCTCCATCTTGACTCTCATGTGGGTTCGCATCAACCCGTTTGTGTCAAGAGATGGCCCTGTCTTGGAAATTTGTGGATTAAGATGTGATGAGTCTTGA
- the LOC112791186 gene encoding cellulose synthase A catalytic subunit 2 [UDP-forming] isoform X1, which produces MHTGGRLVAGSHNRNEFVLINADENARIKSVRELSGQICQICGDEIEVTVDGEPFVACNECAFPVCRPCYEYERREGNQACPQCKTRYKRIKGSPRVEGDEDEDDIDDLDNEFDYGDPDAFGPMPNSDSLFSGRLNTGRGSNSNISGIPTNLENGSPPVNSEIPLLTYGEEDPEISSDRHALIVPPYMNGSRVHPMPYTDPSIPLQPRPMVPKKDIAVYGYGSVSWKDRLEDWKRRQNEKLQVVKHEGGNNDGNYGDEFDDPDLPMMDEGRQPLSRKLPIPSSKINPYRMIIVLRLVILGLFFHYRILHPVNDAFGLWLTSVICEIWFAVSWIMDQFPKWYPIRRETYLDRLSLRYEKEGKPSELSSVDVFVSTVDPMKEPPLITANTVLSILAVDYPVDKVACYVSDDGAAMLTFEALSETSEFARRWVPFCKKYNIEPRAPEWYFGQKIDYLKNKVHPAFVRERRAMKRDYEEFKVRINSLVATAQKVPEDGWTMQDGTPWPGNNVRDHPGMIQVFLGQDGVRDIEGNELPRLVYVSREKRPGFDHHKKAGAMNALVRASAIISNAPYLLNVDCDHYINNSKALREAMCFMMDPQAGKKICYVQFPQRFDGIDRHDRYSNRNVVFFDINMKGLDGIQGPIYVGTGCVFRRVALYGYDAPAKKKPPSKTCNCWPKWCCCLCCFGSRKKKNGSTKEKKKKVKHSEASKQIHALENIEAGNEDSVSGSNNLKPSNMSQMKLEKRFGQSPVFVAATLLENGGVPHGISPASLLKEAIQVISCGYEDKTEWGKEVGWIYGSVTEDILTGFKMHCHGWRSVYCIPKRPAFKGSAPINLSDRLHQVLRWALGSVEIFFSRHCPIWYGYGGGLKWLERFSYINSVVYPWTSLPLLVYCTLPAICLLTGKFIVPEISNYASLVFMGLFISIAATGILEMQWGGVTIDDWWRNEQFWVIGGVSSHLFALFQGLLKVLAGVNTNFTVTSKAADDGEFSELYLFKWTSLLIPPTTLLIINIVGVIVGVSDAINNGYDSWGPLFGRLFFALWVIIHLYPFLKGLLGKQDRMPTIILVWSILLASILTLMWVRINPFVSRDGPVLEICGLRCDES; this is translated from the exons ATGCACACTGGAGGAAGACTTGTTGCTGGTTCTCATAACAGGAACGAGTTCGTCCTCATCAATGCCGATGAGAATGCACGG ATTAAGTCTGTCCGGGAACTGAGTGGGCAGATATGTCAGATTTGTGGGGATGAGATAGAGGTCACAGTGGATGGGGAGCCCTTTGTTGCTTGCAATGAGTGTGCTTTCCCTGTTTGTCGGCCTTGCTATGAGTATGAAAGAAGAGAGGGGAATCAGGCATGTCCCCAGTGTAAGACCAGATACAAGCGTATCAAAG GTAGCCCCCGTGTTGAGGGCGATGAAGATGAGGATGATATTGATGACTTGGACAATGAGTTTGATTATGGGGATCCTGACGCTTTTGGCCCCATGCCAAATTCAGATTCATTGTTTTCTGGACGCCTTAACACCGGGCGTGGTTCTAATTCTAATATATCTGGCATCCCAACAAATTTGGAAAATGGCTCTCCTCCTGTCAATTCCGAAATCCCACTCTTGACTTATGGGGAGGAG GATCCTGAGATATCTTCTGATAGACACGCTCTGATTGTTCCCCCATATATGAATGGGAGCAGAGTCCATCCCATGCCCTATACTGATCCATCTATTCCAT TGCAACCGAGACCAATGGTGCCAAAGAAGGACATTGCAGTATATGGGTATGGCAGTGTGTCTTGGAAAGACAGGTTGGAAGATTGGAAGAGAAGGCAGAATGAAAAGCTTCAGGTGGTGAAGCATGAGGGGGGCAACAATGATGGAAATTATGGCGATGAGTTTGATGATCCCGATTTGCCCAT GATGGATGAAGGACGGCAACCACTTTCTAGGAAGCTACCTATCCCTTCAAGCAAGATAAATCCATACAGAATGATCATAGTGCTCCGTCTTGTAATCCTTGGGCTTTTCTTCCACTACAGAATCCTCCACCCAGTTAATGATGCATTTGGTTTGTGGTTGACATCAGTCATCTGTGAAATATGGTTTGCTGTATCATGGATAATGGATCAATTTCCAAAATGGTACCCAATACGTCGGGAAACATACCTTGATCGTCTCTCTCTTAG GTATGAAAAGGAAGGGAAGCCATCAGAGTTATCAAGTGTCGATGTCTTTGTCAGTACAGTTGATCCCATGAAAGAACCACCACTGATTACAGCAAACACTGTGTTATCTATTCTGGCCGTTGACTATCCAGTTGACAAAGTTGCTTGCTATGTATCAGATGATGGTGCAGCCATGCTTACTTTTGAAGCACTTTCTGAGACATCTGAATTTGCTCGGAGATGGGTTCCGTTTTGTAAGAAATATAATATTGAGCCCCGGGCCCCAGAATGGTATTTTGGGCAGAAGATTGACtatctgaaaaacaaagtgcATCCAGCATTTGTCAGGGAAAGGAGAGCAATGAAG AGGGATTACGAAGAATTTAAGGTGAGAATTAACAGTTTGGTCGCAACCGCACAAAAGGTTCCTGAGGATGGATGGACCATGCAGGATGGGACTCCTTGGCCTGGAAATAATGTGAGGGATCATCCTGGCATGATTCAG GTCTTCCTTGGCCAGGATGGTGTTCGTGATATTGAAGGAAATGAGTTACCCCGATTGGTCTATGTTTCTAGAGAAAAAAGGCCAGGCTTTGACCACCACAAAAAGGCTGGGGCTATGAATGCTCTG GTACGAGCATCAGCAATTATCTCAAATGCGCCTTATCTTCTGAATGTTGATTGTGATCACTACATTAACAATAGCAAGGCACTTAGGGAAGCCATGTGTTTTATGATGGACCCTCAAGCTGGGAAGAAGATTTGCTATGTACAATTTCCCCAAAGATTTGATGGTATTGATCGTCATGATAGATACTCAAACAGGAATGTTGTATTTTTTGAT ATCAACATGAAAGGGTTGGATGGAATACAAGGTCCAATTTATGTCGGAACTGGATGTGTTTTCAGAAGGGTAGCACTATATGGATATGACGCACCTGCTAAGAAGAAGCCTCCAAGCAAAACCTGTAACTGTTGGCCAAAATGGTGCTGCTGCCTGTGTTGTTTTGGttctagaaagaaaaagaatggaagtaccaaggagaaaaagaagaaggtgaAGCACAGCGAAGCATCAAAACAGATACACGCACTTGAAAATATTGAGGCAGGGAACGAAG ATTCTGTTTCAGGATCCAACAATTTGAAGCCATCCAACATGTCCCAAATGAAGTTGGAGAAGAGGTTTGGGCAGTCTCCAGTGTTTGTAGCCGCCACACTCTTGGAAAATGGTGGAGTTCCACATGGCATTAGTCCTGCATCACTTTTGAAAGAAGCTATCCAAGTTATCAGCTGTGGTTATGAAGACAAAACCGAATGGGGAAAAGAA GTTGGATGGATATATGGTTCTGTGACAGAGGATATCTTGACTGGATTCAAAATGCACTGTCATGGTTGGCGGTCTGTGTATTGTATCCCCAAGCGTCCTGCATTCAAGGGGTCAGCTCCTATCAATCTTTCAGATCGTCTACATCAAGTTCTTCGGTGGGCTCTTGGGTCTGTTGAGATATTTTTCAGCAGACATTGTCCAATCTGGTATGGCTATGGTGGTGGTTTAAAGTGGTTGGAACGATTCTCATACATCAATTCCGTTGTATATCCCTGGACTTCCCTCCCATTGCTGGTCTACTGTACTCTACCAGCCATATGCCTTCTAACCGGAAAATTCATTGTACCCGAG ATTAGCAACTATGCCAGTCTTGTGTTCATGGGCCTCTTCATATCGATTGCAGCAACTGGTATCCTTGAGATGCAGTGGGGTGGTGTTACCATAGACGACTGGTGGAGGAATGAACAGTTTTGGGTGATTGGAGGTGTTTCTTCACATCTTTTTGCCCTGTTCCAAGGTTTGCTGAAGGTTTTGGCTGGTGTCAACACAAATTTCACTGTCACCTCAAAAGCAGCCGACGATGGAGAATTCTCGGAGCTCTATCTCTTCAAGTGGACATCACTGTTGATCCCTCCAACTACGTTATTGATCATAAACATTGTTGGTGTCATTGTTGGTGTGTCAGATGCCATTAACAATGGTTATGACTCATGGGGACCTCTGTTTGGTAGGTTATTCTTTGCATTGTGGGTGATCATCCATCTGTATCCATTCCTCAAGGGTTTACTTGGTAAACAAGACAGGATGCCCACCATTATATTGGTGTGGTCGATCCTGCTGGCCTCCATCTTGACTCTCATGTGGGTTCGCATCAACCCGTTTGTGTCAAGAGATGGCCCTGTCTTGGAAATTTGTGGATTAAGATGTGATGAGTCTTGA